In one Vanacampus margaritifer isolate UIUO_Vmar chromosome 11, RoL_Vmar_1.0, whole genome shotgun sequence genomic region, the following are encoded:
- the LOC144060361 gene encoding uncharacterized protein LOC144060361: MDFEHLEDIKAYFQNEESDCCPRELHLSQLFCSTVSELERQRQRRIMWEKRAEDLKERLDTWMEALWIRLQLPNHDDCPEGVVKVFVDQNDNLTKSTKSDMSVGDKTETETSKEEETWQREEEKEGGGAKEKSDKEQAAKVTREKEQQEECEENKEKEYERKAKKEKEDKEKKERKEDVRKEKNQKKEREEKEKKQKKEEEREKMKQNKECEEMEKKQRKEQERKEKKDRKEREEKEKKQRKEQERKEKKDRKEREEKEKKDRKERGRKEKKVKQNVGAKKDEENGEEEAQKKSEKRKVTFFEMVTVISI, from the exons ATG GATTTTGAGCATCTTGAAGACATAAAGGCATATTTTCAGAATGAGGAGAGCGACTGCTGCCCACGTGAGCTGCACCTGTCCCAGCTATTCTGCTCCACAGTCTCAGAGCTCGAGAGGCAGCGACAAAGGCGCATAATGTGGGAGAAAAGAGCCGAGGATCTTAAGGAGCGTCTGGACACCTGGATGGAGGCCTTGTGGATCCGACTGCAACTCCCCAACCACGACGACTGCCCTGAAGGCGTCGTCAAAGTCTTCGTGGATCAAAACGACAACTTAACG AAGTCAACAAAGAGCGACATGAGCGTTGGAGACAAGACGGAGACAGAGACAAGCAAAGAGGAAGAGACATGGCAAAGAGAAGAAGAGAAAGAAGGTGGAGGAGCTAAAGAAAAGAGCGATAAGGAGCAGGCTGCCAAAGTGACAAGGGAAAAAGAGCAGCAAGAGGAGTGTGAGGAGAACAAAGAAAAGGAGTATGAGAGGAAAGCAAAGAAGGAAAAGGAGGACaaggagaaaaaagaaaggaaggaggatgtgagaaaagaaaagaatcaaAAGAAGGAGCgtgaggagaaggagaagaaacaaaagaaggaggaagagagggaaaaaatgaagcaaaataagGAGTGTGAGGAAATGGAAAAGAAACAAAGGAAGGAGcaagagagaaaagaaaagaaggaccGGAAGGAACgtgaggagaaggagaagaaacaAAGGAAGGAGcaagagagaaaagaaaagaaggaccGGAAGGAGCgtgaggagaaggagaagaaggacaGAAAGGAGCGTGGGAGGAAAGAGAAGAAAGTCAAACAAAACGTCGGTGCAAAGAAAGATGAAGAAAACGGAGAAGAGGAGGCTCAAAAGAAAAGTGAGAAGAGAAAGGTGACCTTCTTTGAGATGGTCACAGTCATAAGCATTTAG